The sequence GGTGGTTTACACTTCCCACagcagaaacagcagcagcagcaacagcagcagcaggtgaacaGTGTACAGCACAGAACCAGACCCTGCaggagtgaacacacacagagaggagcaagGTTCAGCCTCGTGATCCAACACAACCGTCTGTACCTCctcaggaaacacacaggagaCCATCAGAAGACACAATCATCTGTAGGATCATCTTTTGAAACTCACAGAGATGATGTGCACGTACCTTAAACCACCACTTGGACATAAGGAAGTAGTATTTGACGCTCTCCTCTCCAAACTGCTCGGACACGTACAGGCCCATGGAGCCGTACTCGTTGTAAATCTTCCTCTTGGTCTCATCATTTAAAATGGAGTTGGCGTTGTTGATCTCCTTGAACTTATCCGCCGCCTCCGGGTTGTCCGGGTTCTTGTCCGGATGGTACTTCAGCGCTAGTTTTCTAACAGGACAGGAGAATGAAATAATGAGACGACGTGTTGAAGGGTTGAAATCTGGtatttatttcttttgtttgttaattAATAACAAATAATTGGTCCTGTTTACTCAGGGAAAGGATTTAAATGAAAGGTTGCTGGTTCCACCACCAGATCAAAttcagataaaacagaaaaaacacacaattcaagCTGAAATCATGACTTGGTCTTATTTACAATATTTGATAGATACATttctaataaataaacattataaaAGGGTTTCCTGTCAGTTTCTCTTCAGGGGGAGAAACTTACTCTGCAGTTGAACGACTTGTGGCCACTTATgagacacattttcaaacacAACCAAGGAACAAGATTATTCAAGTGAAGGATTAAGGAAA comes from Pleuronectes platessa chromosome 17, fPlePla1.1, whole genome shotgun sequence and encodes:
- the dnajc5ga gene encoding dnaJ (Hsp40) homolog, subfamily C, member 5 gamma a isoform X2; translated protein: MAEPNASRPQRKMSTAGESVYKVLGLEKGATAEDIKKAYRKLALKYHPDKNPDNPEAADKFKEINNANSILNDETKRKIYNEYGSMGLYVSEQFGEESVKYYFLMSKWWFKGLVLCCTLFTCCCCCCCCCFCCGKCKPPDDDDNYQYLDPEDLEAQIKAEQDGGK